The following coding sequences are from one Sulfurimonas crateris window:
- a CDS encoding TonB-dependent receptor yields MNKRIVLSLALIASMNMYAFANESYGLQKVEVTQEGGLKAPMQNEAFSAPETSKLTIDKLTEEEIEIANPKNVFEAINMTAGANIQFQGRKNSAIITFRGSPNIYSAAAFGVILDGALLAPMSSLRMMESLSMDVIESIEVIRDASALTLGPIAGFGTPNGSPTLGYIVIKTKLPKRDGGSAKFAYESFNTKIADISYGGINDKIFYLASLSGYFTDGRDDFNTAEERGSVFVRSGYIDEGFSATISAYYSNADKETQKATDPLSSVTASEWKYKPVENEFISAILEKDFNQNNKTTLQLSHTKATWSQDLDRTNPSTATAPNIYFTGTQSTDSIDLRHAMKIADTTLKFGAQAMFYDAPDGELFYEGYERKEQIYGAFIHASHSFDNNRLTIDESFRVDRKHIDSSVERYDPNSVLAGNVTKLNNAELSIIEDQWAKSSIALSLGAIYKFDDNLEGSARFAYLTSGTPDDALSADGSDMQDEESYRYEVGLKKRINKYFSPTLNLFLYDNKNIKSPIYLGTNADPYIVFNQIDQKRYGGELGFEGTDKELYYSFSYAYATADVKDNEIPKHTVSAMLQKKIGDYALNFSGKYISTYESNFFTIDKEYHDVGDFISINLSLDYNHQLLGNDAKFSVYSRNLTDDNYVTIFGFEDQGRVIGASYAFKF; encoded by the coding sequence ATGAATAAAAGAATAGTTTTAAGTTTGGCTTTAATAGCAAGTATGAACATGTATGCTTTTGCAAACGAGAGTTACGGTTTGCAAAAAGTAGAGGTTACGCAAGAAGGCGGCCTTAAAGCACCTATGCAAAATGAAGCATTCAGTGCTCCGGAGACTTCAAAGCTTACGATAGACAAGCTTACCGAGGAAGAGATAGAGATAGCAAACCCTAAAAATGTATTTGAAGCCATCAATATGACCGCTGGTGCGAATATTCAGTTTCAAGGGCGAAAAAACTCGGCTATCATAACCTTTAGAGGCAGCCCCAACATCTATAGTGCCGCGGCATTTGGCGTAATACTAGACGGCGCTCTTCTAGCCCCTATGTCATCGCTAAGAATGATGGAATCTTTAAGTATGGATGTTATAGAGTCTATTGAGGTCATCAGGGATGCGAGTGCGCTTACCCTTGGACCAATTGCAGGTTTTGGAACTCCAAACGGCTCCCCGACTTTGGGGTATATCGTCATAAAGACAAAGCTTCCAAAAAGAGACGGCGGTTCGGCAAAATTTGCTTATGAGAGCTTCAACACAAAAATCGCAGATATAAGCTATGGAGGCATAAACGACAAAATATTTTATCTGGCAAGTTTAAGTGGTTATTTTACCGATGGAAGAGACGATTTCAATACCGCTGAGGAGAGAGGCAGCGTATTTGTCAGAAGCGGTTATATAGATGAGGGCTTTAGTGCAACAATAAGTGCATACTATTCCAATGCGGATAAAGAGACACAAAAAGCGACCGACCCGCTTAGCTCGGTAACGGCTTCAGAGTGGAAATACAAGCCTGTAGAAAATGAGTTTATTTCTGCCATACTTGAGAAAGATTTTAACCAAAACAATAAAACAACCTTACAGCTTTCGCATACAAAAGCGACATGGAGTCAAGATCTTGATAGAACGAACCCATCTACTGCAACTGCCCCTAATATCTACTTTACAGGAACGCAGAGTACGGATTCTATAGATTTAAGGCATGCCATGAAGATAGCGGATACCACGCTAAAGTTTGGTGCACAGGCAATGTTTTATGATGCTCCAGACGGAGAGCTATTTTATGAAGGGTATGAGAGAAAAGAGCAAATCTACGGCGCTTTTATACATGCTTCACACTCGTTTGACAATAACAGACTCACCATTGACGAGTCTTTTAGAGTTGATAGAAAACATATAGATTCTTCTGTAGAGAGGTATGATCCAAACTCTGTATTGGCAGGAAATGTCACAAAACTAAACAATGCAGAACTCTCAATTATAGAAGATCAATGGGCAAAATCATCTATAGCTTTATCCCTAGGGGCGATTTATAAGTTCGACGACAACTTAGAGGGTAGTGCAAGATTTGCGTATTTAACTTCTGGGACTCCCGACGACGCTTTGAGTGCCGACGGCTCAGATATGCAAGACGAAGAAAGCTATAGATACGAAGTGGGACTCAAAAAAAGAATAAACAAATATTTCAGTCCCACTTTAAATCTATTTTTATACGACAATAAAAATATCAAATCGCCTATTTATTTGGGAACAAATGCTGATCCGTACATAGTTTTTAATCAAATAGACCAAAAAAGATACGGCGGTGAACTAGGTTTTGAGGGTACGGATAAAGAACTTTATTACTCTTTTAGCTACGCCTATGCCACGGCAGATGTAAAAGACAACGAGATACCAAAACACACCGTATCGGCAATGTTACAGAAGAAAATCGGAGACTATGCTCTAAACTTTTCCGGTAAATACATAAGCACTTATGAGTCAAACTTTTTTACGATTGACAAAGAGTACCATGATGTAGGGGATTTTATCTCTATTAATCTCTCTTTAGATTACAACCATCAACTGCTTGGAAACGATGCCAAGTTTAGCGTATATAGCAGAAATCTTACGGATGACAACTATGTAACTATATTTGGCTTTGAAGATCAAGGAAGAGTGATAGGCGCATCTTATGCATTTAAGTTTTAA
- a CDS encoding LLM class flavin-dependent oxidoreductase, with protein MHLSFNNQDGIKLGIFLLTENFHDDAHNTILNDIETACYAEELGFDEVWFGEHHFNSFSVIPNPSLMMANLAAKTKSIRIGTAAFLTPFYNTTRLAEEIATLDNLSNGRINAGFAKGGFALDLEYFNKNSDTLRDELYANVKDIEQKLYKDEQFQPKPLQEKIPTFIATFATKETIAFAAHNGYGLMFSQGTTLDACEEAQESYKNIAGFYPQTVLMRVFAVADTKEEAKEIALPATDHFVKSMRAVKAKGAQPKFNKANYNELLAQRYAFFDAKTFMEAAIVGSVDDCIEHILNIKRRIKNLHLTLKVASSESNTTTGMLKIFSQKIKPKI; from the coding sequence ATGCATTTAAGTTTTAATAATCAAGACGGCATTAAACTCGGTATTTTTTTACTTACTGAAAACTTCCACGATGATGCCCATAACACTATCTTAAATGATATTGAGACGGCATGTTACGCAGAAGAGTTAGGTTTTGATGAAGTGTGGTTTGGGGAGCACCACTTTAACTCTTTTAGCGTTATCCCAAATCCATCTCTCATGATGGCTAATTTGGCAGCAAAAACCAAGAGTATCCGTATCGGGACGGCTGCATTTTTGACACCGTTTTATAACACTACAAGATTAGCCGAAGAGATAGCCACACTTGACAACCTCTCAAACGGCAGAATCAATGCAGGGTTTGCCAAAGGCGGGTTTGCTCTTGATTTGGAGTACTTTAACAAAAACTCCGACACTCTTAGAGATGAACTTTATGCAAATGTAAAAGATATAGAGCAAAAACTCTACAAAGATGAGCAGTTTCAACCAAAACCGCTTCAAGAAAAAATTCCTACTTTTATAGCAACTTTTGCAACCAAAGAGACAATCGCATTTGCCGCACACAACGGCTATGGGCTAATGTTTTCTCAAGGTACAACACTTGATGCATGTGAAGAAGCGCAAGAGAGTTATAAAAATATAGCAGGGTTTTACCCACAAACAGTGCTTATGAGAGTGTTTGCAGTAGCAGACACAAAAGAAGAAGCAAAAGAGATAGCATTGCCGGCAACTGATCACTTTGTAAAGTCCATGAGAGCCGTTAAAGCCAAAGGAGCACAACCAAAATTTAACAAAGCAAATTATAATGAACTTTTAGCTCAAAGATACGCTTTTTTCGATGCAAAAACTTTTATGGAAGCTGCTATTGTCGGTAGCGTTGATGATTGTATTGAACATATTTTAAATATAAAAAGGAGGATAAAAAATCTGCATTTAACACTAAAAGTTGCCTCAAGTGAGAGCAACACAACAACAGGAATGCTAAAAATATTTAGCCAAAAAATCAAACCAAAAATTTAA
- a CDS encoding TOBE domain-containing protein, which yields MKTSARNELSGTVTEVKSGGVMSEIVVKVSPSVSICATITNDARDSLGLEIGSGVSALIKSSFVVLSKEKLKATARNNIEAKVSEVITGAINSEVKLSVGEKKLCAIVTNDAIKDLDIKTNDTVYAIFKASSVILVA from the coding sequence ATGAAAACAAGTGCAAGAAACGAGTTAAGCGGAACAGTAACAGAAGTAAAGAGTGGCGGAGTGATGAGCGAGATAGTCGTAAAAGTTTCACCGAGCGTGAGTATTTGTGCAACGATTACAAATGATGCAAGAGACTCTTTAGGGCTTGAAATAGGCTCAGGCGTATCTGCTCTTATAAAATCTTCTTTTGTTGTTCTTAGCAAAGAGAAACTAAAAGCAACTGCTAGAAACAACATAGAAGCAAAAGTTTCAGAAGTTATAACGGGTGCCATAAACAGTGAAGTAAAACTCTCTGTAGGCGAGAAAAAACTCTGTGCTATCGTAACTAACGATGCTATAAAAGATTTAGATATCAAAACAAACGATACCGTATATGCGATTTTTAAAGCTTCAAGCGTCATTTTAGTAGCTTGA
- a CDS encoding TonB-dependent receptor plug domain-containing protein: MKKSILGISIATSMLLAESFTLGQVSVQDNAKDINLFEQSISPEEISQNSSDTVSEALDNLSGVNQDVQGGRGESTLYIRGFDAKRVGVFIDGIPVYVPYDGNFDYGRFLTTDIGSIDVSKGYSSVIYGGNTMGGVVNIVSRKPTKEFEGNVKGKIVLDSDAKMARHVESVNLGTKQGNFYAQLGASYSKQDHFRISDDYEATATQPEGDRLKSENEDKKVSLKAGYVADDKSEIAISYVNQQGEKQQPPVTDTTFAKNKNWDWPYWDKETISITGQKNFENSYIKALAYYDKSKNSLWSYNDATFSSLQWKSKYDDYSYGARLEYGVELGNNFLKAAVNYKKDVHRGYDIDTTTDAETLLERYEDHTISVGLEDTYTLSSQWELVGGVSYDRRTADEIFDTNTAYLDMLALETQDSFSPQAAIIYSPDKSSKAKFSVSRKTYMPSMKDRYSRKFNSYVPNPDLENEISTHYELSYQKHFGAFIGRTNLFYTRVEDAIQSVIHIPTGLEQNQNVGTFDHRGVELELNYKRDTLDVGGNYTYISIKDKENSGVEIVDVPKHQIFAYAQQEIGGGFSIYANAKYRNGAYENKLDGSYVTTPSFTTFDLKAIYEPTKTLTAEIGVKNLTDELVRYDMAYPMAGREFFASLEYKF; the protein is encoded by the coding sequence ATGAAAAAAAGTATATTGGGTATATCTATAGCGACATCTATGCTCCTAGCGGAGAGTTTTACGCTTGGGCAGGTGAGTGTTCAAGATAATGCAAAAGATATAAATCTGTTTGAGCAGAGTATATCGCCGGAGGAGATTTCACAAAACAGCTCGGATACGGTAAGTGAAGCATTGGACAACCTAAGCGGCGTAAATCAAGACGTACAAGGCGGCCGCGGCGAATCGACTCTTTACATCAGAGGATTTGATGCAAAAAGAGTGGGTGTTTTTATAGACGGTATCCCCGTTTATGTGCCTTATGACGGCAATTTTGATTACGGTAGATTTTTAACCACAGACATCGGTTCTATCGATGTTTCAAAAGGGTATTCATCTGTAATTTACGGTGGAAATACTATGGGCGGTGTTGTAAATATTGTTTCAAGAAAACCGACAAAAGAGTTTGAAGGCAATGTCAAAGGTAAGATTGTTTTAGATTCTGATGCAAAAATGGCTCGACATGTAGAGAGTGTCAACTTAGGTACAAAACAGGGAAATTTTTATGCGCAGCTTGGTGCTTCTTACAGTAAACAAGACCATTTTAGAATCAGCGATGACTATGAAGCTACTGCTACTCAACCAGAAGGCGATAGGCTAAAAAGTGAAAATGAGGATAAAAAAGTAAGTCTTAAAGCCGGTTATGTGGCAGACGATAAGAGCGAAATAGCAATCTCTTATGTAAATCAGCAGGGCGAAAAACAACAGCCTCCTGTAACAGATACGACCTTTGCAAAAAACAAAAATTGGGATTGGCCATATTGGGATAAAGAGACTATCTCTATTACGGGGCAAAAAAACTTTGAAAACAGTTATATAAAAGCTTTGGCGTATTATGACAAAAGCAAAAACTCTCTTTGGTCTTACAATGATGCAACATTTTCGTCACTTCAATGGAAAAGCAAATATGACGACTACAGCTACGGAGCTCGTCTTGAGTATGGAGTTGAGCTAGGAAACAACTTCTTAAAAGCTGCCGTAAACTACAAAAAAGATGTGCATCGTGGCTACGATATAGACACAACAACGGATGCCGAGACTCTTCTTGAAAGATATGAAGATCACACCATTTCAGTCGGTTTGGAAGACACATACACACTCTCATCACAATGGGAACTTGTAGGCGGTGTAAGTTATGACAGAAGAACTGCCGATGAAATTTTTGACACAAATACGGCTTATCTTGACATGTTAGCTCTTGAGACACAAGACTCTTTTAGTCCGCAAGCGGCGATTATCTACTCACCGGATAAGAGTTCAAAAGCTAAGTTTAGCGTATCAAGAAAAACATATATGCCGTCCATGAAAGATAGATACTCTCGTAAATTTAACTCCTATGTTCCAAATCCTGATTTGGAAAATGAAATCTCAACACACTATGAGTTAAGCTATCAAAAACACTTTGGTGCATTTATAGGTCGCACTAATCTTTTCTACACAAGAGTTGAGGATGCGATTCAAAGTGTCATTCATATTCCAACAGGATTGGAGCAAAACCAAAATGTAGGAACATTCGATCATAGAGGCGTTGAACTAGAACTCAACTACAAGAGAGATACTTTGGATGTCGGGGGTAACTACACCTACATAAGCATCAAAGATAAAGAAAATAGCGGTGTTGAGATAGTGGATGTTCCAAAACACCAGATTTTTGCTTACGCACAACAAGAAATCGGGGGAGGTTTTTCTATTTATGCAAACGCAAAGTATCGCAACGGTGCTTATGAAAATAAGCTAGACGGCAGCTATGTCACAACCCCTAGCTTCACAACTTTTGATTTGAAAGCGATTTATGAGCCGACAAAAACTTTAACGGCAGAGATTGGCGTGAAAAATCTAACAGACGAACTCGTTCGCTACGACATGGCATATCCTATGGCAGGACGAGAATTTTTTGCCTCTTTAGAGTATAAGTTTTAA
- a CDS encoding thiamine biosynthesis protein ThiG, translating into MNKHKVYIAIDDTDEVGYYTSTGEICEDIREHIDKNHSRTTPISRHQLLLDERIPYTSHNSSMCFTCELDLETFEQVKNFILSYVADKSAPSSSPGVCMGFERDICNRDALIAYGLDAKKIVLTKESAYETAAAQKLFLKEVKNKGNGIIGALAGVALRAYGNDGRIKGKIKLGKKSIAVSELLEKGLFEEVRLKHGKTADKNHHIVINEYLKGVYIDHKSVLLLEEYGGFYKPLVKEDLLDY; encoded by the coding sequence ATGAACAAACATAAAGTATATATAGCCATAGACGATACGGACGAGGTAGGATACTATACATCCACGGGAGAAATTTGTGAAGATATTAGAGAGCATATCGATAAAAATCACTCTCGTACAACACCTATATCGCGCCATCAGCTCTTGCTTGATGAGAGGATTCCCTACACCTCTCATAACAGCTCCATGTGTTTTACATGTGAGCTTGATTTAGAAACATTTGAGCAAGTCAAAAATTTTATACTCTCATATGTTGCAGACAAAAGTGCACCCTCTTCATCGCCCGGAGTGTGCATGGGATTTGAGAGAGATATTTGCAATAGAGATGCGCTTATTGCTTATGGTCTTGATGCGAAAAAAATAGTTTTAACCAAAGAGAGTGCCTATGAAACGGCGGCTGCACAAAAACTTTTTTTAAAAGAGGTAAAGAACAAAGGCAACGGTATAATCGGTGCTTTAGCGGGAGTTGCTCTAAGAGCATACGGAAATGACGGCCGCATAAAAGGTAAGATAAAACTTGGTAAAAAGAGTATTGCCGTCTCAGAGCTGTTAGAAAAGGGTTTATTTGAGGAAGTAAGATTAAAACATGGCAAAACAGCCGATAAAAACCACCATATTGTGATAAACGAGTATCTAAAAGGAGTATATATTGACCATAAATCAGTTTTGCTTCTTGAAGAATACGGAGGTTTTTACAAGCCTCTTGTTAAAGAAGATCTGCTTGATTACTGA
- a CDS encoding molybdopterin biosynthesis protein MoeB, giving the protein MFYKRDNSFVFKYGKKNYDKAIESAALCENFVLDKDEDELITSTEKNSCYNCLFRRWCSDSFICMKKGIYES; this is encoded by the coding sequence ATGTTTTATAAAAGAGATAATAGTTTTGTTTTTAAATATGGCAAAAAAAATTATGATAAAGCCATAGAGTCTGCAGCTCTATGCGAAAATTTTGTACTGGATAAAGATGAAGATGAGTTAATCACTTCAACTGAAAAAAACTCTTGTTACAACTGCCTTTTTAGAAGATGGTGCAGCGATAGTTTTATATGCATGAAAAAAGGTATATATGAGAGTTAA
- a CDS encoding class I SAM-dependent methyltransferase, with the protein MFLEPIDFARMYKEHKQKTVFKGKNSGDWDNKSKEMAPRMQKSEYVEDFISRMNISKEDTVLDIGCGPGTLAIPLAKKVKHVIAIDFSSQMLEQLEAYAAREGVKNITTYHIGWEDDWSHLPQVDIVVASRSIEVLDLEDALSKMSSHAKKACYLTYKTGGSFVDMDILDYIGKKIITKPDFWYIPILLYKEGYLPKIDYIATKDASVKYSNADEFVTSLIWSLGSLDDEQQEKAKEYFELYVENRQDSIKPTFWAFVAWSCEK; encoded by the coding sequence ATGTTTTTAGAACCGATTGATTTTGCCCGTATGTATAAAGAGCATAAACAAAAAACTGTTTTTAAAGGTAAAAACAGCGGTGATTGGGATAACAAATCAAAAGAGATGGCTCCGAGAATGCAAAAATCAGAGTATGTTGAAGATTTTATATCCCGCATGAATATATCAAAAGAGGACACGGTGCTAGATATCGGCTGCGGACCGGGGACTTTGGCAATTCCGCTTGCGAAAAAAGTCAAACATGTTATAGCCATAGATTTTTCATCACAGATGCTAGAGCAGCTTGAAGCTTATGCCGCGCGAGAGGGAGTAAAGAATATCACGACTTACCATATCGGCTGGGAAGATGATTGGAGTCACCTGCCACAGGTAGATATTGTCGTTGCTTCAAGGAGTATTGAAGTTCTAGATCTCGAAGATGCGTTATCAAAAATGTCATCTCATGCAAAAAAGGCATGCTATCTTACCTACAAAACAGGCGGCAGTTTTGTTGATATGGATATATTGGATTATATAGGGAAAAAAATCATAACAAAACCTGATTTCTGGTATATCCCGATACTGCTTTATAAAGAGGGCTATCTACCTAAAATAGACTACATAGCAACAAAAGACGCAAGCGTAAAATACTCAAATGCCGATGAATTTGTAACATCTTTAATCTGGAGTCTGGGTTCTTTAGATGATGAACAACAAGAAAAAGCAAAAGAGTACTTTGAGCTATATGTAGAAAATAGACAAGATTCTATAAAACCGACTTTTTGGGCATTTGTAGCATGGAGTTGTGAAAAATAA
- a CDS encoding multiheme c-type cytochrome: MRRLFVKIALFMMFVSGILMYELFELSWENFRIVQPLHIAGSIMIMLFFMDSFIHKHIRRYFFIKKINSTEGWLLLLAFVLVTLSGVYLFFLGNRGGDMLGIVSFNTHLYGSLALAALFLWHIIRAKSQNAQSLALLSAVLLAYPSISYSKVTELSLLEIEEKREAYHSEDWTSSAKCKSCHSEIFEQWSNSNHKHIAGSNPYYMVMETLAGEVEGQEFRKWCMGCHNPSALSVGLGKSTHAMDGNFVSNEHFEKGAKTLLADFKEHDNFRLEEGVSCITCHQITDTSSRGNASFRVSLDRQKYAFEDSSSDLGRWFSEKLINANPQVHKESYSKEFYNESRYCASCHDEFHPQNGIKIVSTFEEWKKSPFNNPNDKTKHKTCVDCHMTYLEDGKFAPLKGVSTDGGVLKDDVKVHYFAGSNHFLAGLRDKEHEEQTLQLLRSSAKLDVDIKDGVLEVGVKNIGAGHHLPTGVADFRELWLEVEVKDREGKVILSSGKLKDDGNIEDGSRLFQKVFGDENSKPVGLFFWKYKTLLSDTRIPAGERRVEKFELPKGTEKFLHVNVKLNFRIYPQWVTDAVRKVFPVLLDPNVVELASAQIEFKQESY, from the coding sequence ATGAGAAGACTCTTTGTGAAAATTGCTCTTTTTATGATGTTTGTAAGCGGTATTTTGATGTATGAACTATTTGAGCTCTCTTGGGAGAACTTCAGGATCGTTCAGCCTCTTCATATAGCAGGCTCTATCATGATAATGCTCTTTTTTATGGACTCGTTCATACATAAACACATCCGCAGATACTTCTTTATAAAAAAGATAAACAGCACGGAGGGGTGGCTTCTTCTTTTGGCTTTTGTTTTGGTCACACTTAGCGGTGTTTATCTCTTTTTTCTCGGTAACCGCGGCGGAGATATGCTTGGGATAGTCTCCTTTAACACTCATCTCTACGGTTCGCTCGCTTTAGCGGCTCTGTTTCTGTGGCATATCATAAGAGCAAAGAGTCAAAACGCACAGTCGCTTGCTCTGCTTAGTGCTGTGTTACTTGCATATCCATCTATTTCATACAGCAAGGTCACGGAGCTCTCTCTTTTGGAGATAGAGGAGAAAAGAGAGGCTTATCACAGCGAGGATTGGACTTCCTCGGCAAAATGCAAATCGTGTCACAGTGAGATATTTGAGCAGTGGAGCAACTCAAACCACAAACATATTGCAGGCTCGAACCCTTACTATATGGTCATGGAGACGCTTGCAGGAGAAGTCGAAGGGCAGGAGTTTCGCAAATGGTGTATGGGGTGTCACAACCCAAGTGCTCTCTCGGTTGGACTTGGTAAAAGCACGCACGCTATGGATGGTAACTTTGTAAGTAATGAGCATTTTGAAAAGGGCGCAAAAACACTTCTTGCGGATTTTAAAGAGCATGATAACTTCAGGCTTGAAGAGGGTGTCTCATGCATCACGTGCCATCAGATAACTGATACTTCAAGCAGAGGAAACGCATCTTTTAGGGTCTCTTTAGATAGGCAGAAGTACGCATTTGAGGATTCCAGTTCGGATCTGGGGCGCTGGTTTAGCGAAAAACTTATCAACGCAAACCCTCAAGTGCATAAAGAGAGCTACTCAAAAGAGTTTTATAATGAGAGCCGCTACTGCGCTTCGTGTCATGATGAGTTTCACCCGCAAAACGGCATAAAGATAGTATCTACGTTCGAGGAGTGGAAGAAGTCGCCGTTTAACAACCCAAATGATAAAACTAAACACAAAACTTGCGTAGATTGCCACATGACCTACTTAGAAGATGGAAAATTTGCACCTCTAAAGGGTGTTTCAACTGATGGCGGTGTTCTCAAGGATGATGTTAAAGTTCACTACTTTGCAGGCTCGAACCACTTTCTGGCAGGGCTTAGAGACAAAGAGCATGAAGAGCAGACCCTGCAGCTGCTAAGAAGTTCGGCAAAGCTTGATGTAGATATAAAAGATGGAGTCTTGGAAGTAGGTGTTAAAAATATCGGTGCAGGGCATCATCTCCCTACGGGTGTTGCTGATTTTAGGGAGCTGTGGCTTGAAGTTGAGGTCAAGGACAGAGAGGGCAAGGTCATCCTCTCAAGCGGGAAACTCAAAGATGACGGCAATATAGAGGATGGAAGCAGACTCTTTCAAAAAGTCTTCGGCGATGAGAACTCCAAACCTGTCGGGCTCTTCTTTTGGAAGTATAAAACACTTTTAAGCGATACGAGAATACCCGCAGGAGAGAGAAGAGTCGAGAAGTTTGAACTGCCAAAAGGCACAGAAAAATTTCTACATGTAAATGTGAAACTAAACTTCAGAATCTACCCGCAGTGGGTGACTGATGCCGTAAGAAAAGTCTTTCCCGTTCTTTTAGACCCGAATGTTGTTGAGCTTGCAAGTGCGCAAATAGAGTTTAAGCAAGAGTCTTATTAG
- a CDS encoding cytochrome-c peroxidase: MKKFLLTIVAIFFTVVITVLLLAVLTTEKEIKEYSDNELREMALSKGHGSFPSTYEKLLELVDDASNPMSYEKIALGEELFFDTNLSKNRLTSCATCHSFDRDLQNRGAMLKMLSQKDTKISDCAACHLQDQSGVDRFTFAQGDSGAMHPYLLNTQSIFNVGFAKYYTWSGEVGSIKEQAMNSFEAYYKMNIKPQELLIRLNESAKYREMFDKAFDDGLSFENAAKAIETYVKTLVTRAPYDRFLEGDNDAISDEAKRGLANFISFGCKGCHNGVTFGGQTIQRFPLREFAHVYDIEPNFEILPQIKRLDREFPFENSGGFLGKDQEHLFRVPILRNVTKTSPYFHNGAVAKIREAVDVMAKHQLGRNLTLSQIDEIVAFLRTLEGEIVDYKKEQK, from the coding sequence ATGAAAAAGTTTCTCTTAACCATAGTCGCCATTTTTTTTACGGTTGTTATAACAGTTCTTTTGTTAGCAGTTTTAACGACTGAAAAAGAGATAAAAGAGTACAGCGACAATGAGCTAAGAGAGATGGCTCTAAGCAAAGGGCACGGCTCTTTCCCATCTACCTACGAGAAGCTTTTAGAGCTTGTAGATGATGCTTCCAACCCTATGAGTTATGAAAAGATAGCTTTGGGTGAAGAGCTCTTCTTCGATACAAACCTCTCAAAAAACAGACTTACAAGTTGTGCCACATGCCACTCGTTTGATCGGGACCTTCAAAACAGGGGCGCGATGCTTAAGATGCTCTCCCAAAAAGATACAAAGATAAGTGATTGCGCGGCCTGCCATCTGCAGGACCAGAGCGGCGTGGACAGATTTACCTTCGCTCAAGGCGATTCGGGAGCGATGCATCCATACCTTTTAAATACTCAAAGTATCTTCAACGTCGGTTTTGCCAAGTATTATACATGGAGCGGCGAGGTTGGCAGCATCAAAGAGCAGGCGATGAACTCCTTTGAGGCTTACTACAAGATGAACATAAAACCTCAGGAGCTTCTGATCAGGCTAAATGAGAGCGCAAAGTACAGGGAGATGTTTGATAAGGCGTTTGATGATGGTCTGTCGTTTGAAAATGCGGCAAAAGCGATAGAGACCTATGTCAAAACATTGGTCACCAGAGCGCCTTACGACAGGTTTTTGGAGGGCGATAACGATGCCATAAGCGATGAGGCAAAGAGAGGTCTGGCAAATTTTATAAGTTTTGGATGCAAAGGGTGTCACAACGGGGTGACTTTCGGCGGGCAGACTATTCAGCGTTTTCCGCTTAGAGAGTTTGCCCATGTCTATGACATAGAGCCAAACTTTGAGATACTCCCACAGATAAAGAGGCTTGACAGAGAGTTTCCATTTGAGAACAGCGGCGGATTTTTGGGAAAAGATCAAGAACATCTCTTCCGCGTTCCCATACTTAGAAACGTAACAAAAACATCCCCCTATTTTCATAACGGAGCCGTTGCAAAGATAAGAGAGGCGGTAGATGTCATGGCAAAACATCAGCTGGGGCGCAACTTGACTCTGAGCCAGATAGATGAGATAGTGGCATTTTTAAGAACCTTAGAGGGTGAGATCGTAGATTATAAAAAGGAGCAAAAATGA